A genome region from candidate division KSB1 bacterium includes the following:
- the pgsA gene encoding CDP-diacylglycerol--glycerol-3-phosphate 3-phosphatidyltransferase, protein MNAPNRLTLVRIAASPLFLIAFAIDTAWSIGICLFLLAVFEFTDFYDGQLARKKNLVTDFGKLMDPFADSISRFTIFLCFLSAELAPVWIIAVFFYRDVFVAILRVFAIRENVVVSARPSGKLKAMFQAGSTAPILIIYFLQKINVIPEPLYLFAQVKLATVLIAIAALVTLYSGIDYWNGNKHIILQSLQRKQ, encoded by the coding sequence ATGAATGCTCCCAATCGTTTAACACTTGTACGCATCGCAGCCAGCCCTTTGTTTTTGATTGCTTTTGCGATTGATACAGCCTGGTCCATCGGGATCTGCCTGTTTCTATTAGCTGTCTTTGAATTTACAGACTTTTACGACGGTCAGTTGGCGCGCAAAAAGAACCTGGTCACGGATTTCGGCAAACTGATGGATCCCTTTGCCGACAGTATCAGCCGGTTCACCATTTTCCTCTGCTTTTTGAGCGCAGAATTGGCCCCGGTCTGGATCATTGCTGTTTTCTTTTACCGGGATGTCTTTGTGGCCATACTCAGAGTGTTTGCCATCCGGGAAAACGTCGTGGTTTCGGCACGTCCCAGTGGCAAGCTCAAAGCCATGTTTCAGGCGGGCAGCACCGCTCCCATCCTGATTATCTACTTTTTACAAAAGATCAACGTCATTCCGGAGCCGCTTTACCTGTTTGCACAGGTCAAGCTCGCCACCGTACTCATTGCCATTGCAGCCCTGGTCACGCTGTATTCCGGTATCGATTACTGGAACGGCAACAAGCATATAATTCTACAGTCACTGCAACGAAAACAGTAA
- a CDS encoding glycosyltransferase — translation MNSSRDITLSVIVPSYNRKEEIRDLLLSLTRQTLDTAYFQVIIVDDGSTDGTKDFVEPFEQQHDLPVTLYSQDHQGPGAARNLGMQKATGDVFVFIDSDCTASPDWLQTIKTRFDQDPQVMAFGGRDDAAPDFPPLLLAINYSMTSFLTTGGMRGGKKKRLAKFYPRSFNMGLHRNLYEKIGGFGGLRHGQDIEFSNRIIKSGEKVVYIPECVVFHKRRTSLSKFFRQVFNWGVARINLYKIDSAMLEPLHFAPAVAFWFVLIFTLLALLFRPVFSVWIVFAAVGVFALLASAVDAAVKAKRLKTGLLTPLVMILQISGYGLGFSIAFIRRVMFKQDEFTGFVRRYYK, via the coding sequence ATGAATTCCTCACGTGATATAACCCTGTCCGTCATTGTCCCGTCCTATAACCGCAAAGAGGAGATCCGCGATTTACTCCTGTCGTTAACACGTCAGACCCTGGATACCGCCTATTTTCAGGTGATCATCGTCGATGACGGGTCTACAGACGGCACCAAAGATTTTGTCGAACCCTTCGAACAGCAGCACGATCTGCCGGTTACGCTCTATTCCCAGGACCACCAGGGCCCCGGAGCGGCCCGCAATCTGGGTATGCAAAAAGCAACGGGGGATGTGTTTGTGTTTATCGATTCAGACTGCACCGCGTCGCCGGACTGGCTGCAGACCATCAAAACGCGTTTTGATCAGGACCCGCAGGTTATGGCATTCGGCGGCCGCGATGACGCGGCTCCGGATTTTCCGCCGCTTTTGCTGGCGATCAACTATTCCATGACGTCGTTCCTGACCACCGGCGGCATGCGCGGCGGCAAGAAAAAACGCCTGGCCAAATTCTATCCACGCAGTTTCAACATGGGACTGCATCGGAACTTGTACGAAAAAATCGGCGGATTCGGCGGCCTGCGCCACGGTCAGGACATTGAATTCAGCAACCGCATCATCAAAAGCGGCGAAAAGGTCGTCTATATCCCGGAATGCGTGGTGTTTCACAAACGCCGCACCTCGTTGAGCAAATTTTTCCGCCAGGTCTTCAACTGGGGGGTGGCGCGCATCAATCTTTATAAAATCGACAGCGCCATGTTGGAACCGCTGCACTTTGCGCCGGCCGTGGCGTTCTGGTTTGTGCTCATCTTTACCCTTCTGGCGCTGCTGTTCCGGCCGGTGTTTTCCGTGTGGATCGTTTTTGCTGCGGTCGGCGTGTTCGCCCTGCTCGCATCAGCTGTGGACGCCGCGGTAAAAGCAAAAAGACTCAAAACCGGCCTATTGACACCGCTGGTCATGATCCTGCAGATTTCGGGTTACGGACTCGGATTCAGCATTGCCTTTATCCGGCGTGTCATGTTCAAACAGGATGAATTTACCGGATTTGTCCGGCGCTATTATAAATAA
- a CDS encoding HAD-IIA family hydrolase, whose translation MKKLQNLHLLEQCKAVVCDLDGTLYLDGVPIDGAYEFLDKILETGRKLFYFTNNTSKSRQTYLNRLRELEFPVTDEQIITSADCADSYLRRRELFPEIYLVGNRDLHSDFKERGYVCLDEEQARNETPRAVVLGFDTELTYEKIHACYDLVLRGVPYIATHADKLCPVTRDTFKPDVGSFISLFETATDGQVPVVAGKPTQEAVNAIAERAQAEPSKIAFIGDRLYTDIRMADQYDMVGVLVLSGETTLEMARQSSDKARIIADSVADLVAFL comes from the coding sequence ATGAAAAAACTGCAGAATCTACATTTGCTGGAACAATGCAAAGCGGTTGTATGTGATCTGGACGGCACCCTGTACCTTGATGGGGTGCCTATTGACGGCGCCTATGAATTTCTGGATAAAATTCTCGAAACCGGACGAAAATTGTTTTATTTTACCAACAACACGTCAAAGTCGAGACAAACCTATTTGAATCGTCTGAGGGAACTCGAGTTTCCGGTCACGGATGAGCAAATCATCACCTCGGCCGACTGTGCGGACAGTTATCTGCGGCGGCGCGAGTTGTTTCCCGAGATTTATCTGGTCGGGAATCGTGATTTGCATTCGGATTTCAAGGAGCGTGGATATGTGTGTCTCGATGAAGAACAGGCGCGCAACGAAACACCCCGGGCGGTAGTGCTGGGATTTGATACCGAGTTGACCTATGAAAAGATACATGCGTGTTACGATCTTGTTCTGCGGGGCGTGCCCTATATTGCGACTCATGCCGATAAATTATGTCCGGTAACCCGGGATACCTTTAAACCGGATGTTGGGTCCTTTATTTCACTGTTTGAAACTGCGACGGACGGGCAGGTGCCGGTGGTTGCAGGGAAACCCACACAGGAGGCTGTGAATGCCATTGCGGAACGCGCGCAGGCAGAGCCTTCAAAAATCGCCTTTATCGGTGATCGGTTGTACACAGATATACGTATGGCGGATCAATACGATATGGTGGGTGTGCTGGTGCTCAGCGGCGAGACAACATTGGAAATGGCCCGACAATCCAGCGACAAAGCCCGGATCATAGCGGATTCCGTCGCGGACCTTGTCGCTTTTTTATGA
- the asnB gene encoding asparagine synthase (glutamine-hydrolyzing), which translates to MLKLYEIDGVDSFVRLNGIFSFAILDQRDGEKLVLARDHFGIKPLHYYCKNGLFAFASEYKALLLHPDVPRELNVQALHHQINLRYNQLQETLIKDIYRLPPAHFMIVRDANIERIERYFSLSPRINHSKSEQDWLHEIPQVIQRAVKRQLVSDVPIGVYLSGGMDSSTLVAMMRESGADPVSTFTLGFNEPTDEIDDAQYTVDRYATDHHVLRMDLNPMRNMPHVIRHAEEPKINLIQGYMMSQFVSQHVKVALGGLGGDELFAGYDIHKFFYPVNRLLKAVPREFEAGIGSKLASLLYSLQSRLPMQWDEYRRGLQMALSVGNLAKFYLILRNVWDFDRAHYDKIYHSGFLDHNLQPVMDEFEPLFDSVSGHSPLERVFIAEMRSKMVNDYLLVEDRMSMANSLEERVPFLDLDLVEFALSIPGDMKMRGTETKYLMRKALASYLPGHIVRKKKWGFTFNPYLQFQKDLKTTAERILTKKRIERDGIFNYEYIKAILDAKPHPRLRWHYNYIWVLTGFYIWKQLFLESGSGDQDMQLEAFYSA; encoded by the coding sequence GTGCTGAAACTGTACGAAATCGACGGTGTGGACAGCTTTGTACGCCTGAACGGCATCTTTTCTTTTGCCATCCTGGACCAGCGCGACGGTGAAAAACTGGTGCTGGCGCGCGATCATTTCGGCATCAAACCGCTGCATTATTATTGCAAAAACGGACTGTTTGCCTTTGCCTCCGAGTACAAGGCCCTTCTGCTGCACCCGGACGTACCGCGGGAACTCAATGTGCAGGCGCTGCACCATCAGATCAACCTGCGTTACAATCAATTGCAGGAAACCCTGATCAAAGATATTTATCGCCTGCCGCCGGCGCATTTCATGATTGTCCGGGATGCAAACATCGAGCGCATCGAACGCTATTTCAGCCTGTCCCCCCGGATCAACCACAGCAAATCCGAGCAGGACTGGCTGCACGAAATCCCGCAGGTCATCCAGCGCGCCGTCAAGCGCCAGCTGGTCAGCGATGTGCCCATCGGTGTCTACCTGTCCGGTGGCATGGACTCGAGCACCCTGGTGGCCATGATGCGCGAGTCCGGCGCCGATCCGGTGAGCACGTTTACTCTGGGATTCAACGAGCCCACGGATGAGATCGATGACGCGCAGTACACCGTCGATCGCTATGCAACCGATCACCATGTTCTGCGCATGGACCTGAATCCCATGCGCAATATGCCGCATGTGATCCGGCACGCCGAGGAACCAAAAATCAATCTGATTCAGGGATACATGATGTCTCAGTTTGTCTCGCAGCACGTCAAGGTGGCGCTGGGCGGACTCGGCGGCGACGAATTGTTTGCCGGATACGACATTCACAAGTTTTTCTATCCCGTCAACCGCCTGCTCAAAGCCGTGCCGCGCGAATTCGAGGCCGGGATCGGCTCTAAACTGGCGTCGCTGTTGTATTCGCTGCAGTCGCGCCTGCCCATGCAATGGGACGAGTACCGGCGCGGACTGCAGATGGCGCTGTCCGTCGGCAATCTGGCGAAATTTTACCTCATTTTGCGCAATGTCTGGGACTTTGACCGGGCGCACTATGACAAAATTTATCATTCGGGTTTTCTCGATCACAATCTGCAGCCGGTAATGGACGAATTTGAACCGCTGTTCGATTCGGTTTCCGGTCATTCGCCGCTGGAACGCGTGTTCATCGCTGAAATGCGCAGCAAAATGGTCAATGACTATCTGCTGGTGGAGGACCGCATGTCCATGGCCAATTCTCTGGAAGAGCGCGTGCCGTTCCTGGACCTGGATCTGGTCGAATTTGCCCTGTCCATTCCTGGCGACATGAAAATGCGCGGCACGGAAACCAAATATCTGATGCGCAAAGCCCTGGCTTCGTACCTGCCGGGACATATTGTGCGCAAGAAAAAATGGGGATTCACTTTTAATCCCTATCTGCAGTTTCAAAAAGACCTGAAAACCACAGCCGAACGTATTCTCACAAAAAAACGCATCGAACGCGACGGCATTTTCAATTACGAATATATCAAAGCCATTTTAGACGCCAAACCGCATCCGCGTTTGCGCTGGCATTACAATTACATCTGGGTGCTGACCGGATTCTATATTTGGAAGCAGCTGTTTCTGGAATCCGGCAGCGGAGATCAGGATATGCAACTTGAGGCGTTTTACAGCGCATGA
- a CDS encoding tetratricopeptide repeat protein, protein MKIFKCIALSLAVISLFTACAATRPSAPETASHADYNPIALQYIINGALADLEGNPKEALFNYQQAAEYDSTSPDIFFAMAEAYFKTQQTDLAIRHAKSALSLNPEHVPTLELLAASYEMQEDYQQANDIYKQLHEINPNDLEVLFYLTHNYIILDKFEKALETFSLMLQAGVQNPEYYLQIGHQLYQKKAYDEAETVYRTLHAVFPEQEETYLALAATELARQDTAAAVAWYKEGLSVVPGSDDLRSELLRIYRQQENWQHAIGLYQTLVQKNPKDFKAKIRLGQLYIQQKDTVSAIKILEDAARSHPHQQRVYLTLGALYALSGDTAKTVEVFSRGFRQNPGFNQLRTELRQIYASRGNWDNAFALYEPLLEQDSTRARGNIEIAELLVQKGDTLQAIQRLQPLAESYPDNWQIPVSLGRYHFFLNDMQTAGEHFDKALDINKNIAELWILRGLVYLNTGQTENAEAHYEKALEKFPEHPELNFYMGSLQSGQGKHAGAIKYYETALENDPGNEQVALALAASFDEIGQYEQAENLYSRLLDNNPENAMILNNYAYHLSVRGTQLETALTYSQKAVQQRPDNAPYLDTLGWVYYQLGNYEKARHYIQKAMQKSPETAEIIEHMGDVLAALGQEQEAKDYWRRAYELDERRIDILEKLSRVE, encoded by the coding sequence ATGAAAATTTTTAAATGCATAGCCCTGAGCCTAGCGGTTATTTCTCTGTTTACAGCATGCGCCGCAACCCGCCCGTCTGCTCCGGAGACCGCGTCCCATGCGGATTATAATCCAATCGCTCTGCAGTATATCATCAACGGCGCATTGGCGGACCTGGAGGGAAATCCCAAAGAGGCGCTGTTCAATTACCAACAGGCCGCAGAATATGACAGCACCTCGCCGGACATCTTTTTTGCCATGGCCGAGGCGTATTTCAAGACTCAGCAGACCGACCTGGCCATCCGGCACGCAAAAAGCGCCCTGTCGCTGAACCCCGAACATGTTCCCACCCTTGAGCTGCTGGCCGCTTCCTACGAAATGCAGGAAGACTATCAACAGGCAAACGATATCTATAAGCAGCTACATGAAATCAATCCGAATGATCTCGAGGTTCTGTTTTATCTGACGCATAATTATATCATTCTGGACAAATTCGAAAAGGCGCTGGAAACCTTTTCCCTGATGCTCCAAGCCGGTGTGCAAAATCCGGAATATTATCTCCAGATCGGACATCAACTGTATCAGAAAAAAGCCTATGACGAAGCAGAGACAGTATACCGGACGTTGCATGCGGTGTTTCCTGAACAGGAAGAAACCTATCTGGCTTTGGCGGCCACAGAGCTGGCGCGCCAGGATACAGCGGCGGCTGTCGCGTGGTATAAAGAAGGACTGAGCGTCGTTCCCGGCTCTGATGATCTCAGGTCTGAACTGCTGCGCATCTACAGGCAGCAGGAAAACTGGCAACACGCCATAGGTTTGTACCAAACCCTCGTCCAGAAAAACCCCAAAGACTTTAAAGCAAAAATCAGATTGGGACAATTGTACATTCAGCAAAAAGACACCGTCAGCGCTATTAAAATTCTCGAGGACGCTGCACGGTCTCATCCCCATCAGCAACGGGTATATCTGACCCTGGGCGCTTTGTACGCCCTGTCCGGTGACACGGCAAAAACCGTTGAGGTTTTCAGTCGGGGCTTCCGTCAAAATCCCGGGTTTAATCAGCTGCGCACCGAGCTGAGACAAATCTATGCAAGCCGTGGAAACTGGGACAACGCGTTTGCGCTCTATGAACCGCTGCTCGAGCAGGACAGCACCCGCGCCAGAGGAAACATTGAAATTGCAGAACTGCTGGTGCAAAAAGGCGACACCCTGCAGGCCATCCAGCGGCTGCAGCCGCTGGCAGAGTCCTATCCGGACAACTGGCAGATTCCGGTGAGTCTGGGCCGTTACCATTTCTTTCTCAACGATATGCAGACAGCGGGTGAGCACTTTGATAAAGCCCTGGACATCAACAAGAACATTGCGGAATTGTGGATTTTGCGCGGCCTGGTGTATCTGAATACCGGACAAACAGAAAACGCCGAGGCTCATTATGAAAAAGCCTTGGAAAAATTTCCGGAACATCCCGAACTGAATTTCTACATGGGCTCTCTGCAGAGCGGACAGGGCAAACACGCCGGTGCCATCAAATATTATGAAACCGCCCTTGAAAATGATCCGGGAAATGAGCAGGTAGCTCTTGCTTTGGCCGCTTCTTTTGACGAAATCGGCCAATATGAACAAGCGGAAAACCTGTACAGCCGGCTGCTTGACAATAATCCGGAAAACGCCATGATTCTCAACAACTATGCGTATCACTTGTCCGTACGCGGAACACAGCTTGAAACCGCGTTGACCTATTCCCAAAAAGCCGTGCAACAACGCCCGGACAATGCACCGTACCTGGACACCCTCGGCTGGGTTTATTATCAGCTGGGAAACTATGAAAAAGCCAGGCACTATATCCAAAAAGCCATGCAAAAAAGTCCGGAAACAGCAGAAATTATTGAGCATATGGGAGACGTGCTGGCGGCATTGGGACAGGAACAGGAAGCAAAAGATTACTGGCGGCGCGCCTATGAACTGGATGAGCGGAGGATCGACATTCTGGAAAAATTGAGCCGGGTCGAATAA
- a CDS encoding glycosyltransferase family 2 protein, translating to MPNTLNDISVVIPAFNEEESIPELVKQLTRVLSKYKFTYELLFIDDGSSDSTTAVIRGLEERDSHIKLIAFRRNYGKSAALSAGFGYAAGRYIITMDADLQDDPEEIPKLVNKLEEGWDLVSGWKKKRYDPFSKRILSKIYNFFTSVFSGIRLHDFNCGLKAYRIEVAKSLNVYGELHRYLPVIAFRNGFRVTEMAVQHHERKYGVSKFGAARLTRGAFDLLTITFLTKYKKRPLHLFGLWGGISFFLGFIVLFLLAFQKIVYDAHLSDRPLLFLGVLLVIVGIQFFSIGLLGEMITESRRDSAPYLIKETVGLEDQPEA from the coding sequence ATGCCAAATACTTTGAATGACATTTCCGTTGTGATTCCTGCATTCAATGAGGAGGAATCGATTCCCGAACTGGTGAAGCAATTGACGCGAGTGCTTTCTAAATACAAGTTTACCTATGAATTGTTATTCATAGACGACGGCTCGAGCGATTCAACGACAGCTGTGATCCGTGGTCTTGAGGAACGGGATTCACACATCAAACTGATCGCCTTCCGCCGCAATTACGGCAAATCCGCGGCCCTGTCCGCCGGATTCGGATACGCGGCAGGCCGATACATTATCACCATGGACGCCGATTTGCAGGACGATCCCGAAGAAATCCCCAAATTGGTCAACAAACTCGAAGAAGGCTGGGATCTGGTGTCGGGCTGGAAGAAAAAGCGCTATGATCCTTTTTCCAAACGCATCCTGTCCAAGATCTATAATTTTTTCACGTCGGTATTCAGCGGTATCCGTCTGCATGATTTCAACTGCGGACTCAAGGCCTACCGCATCGAGGTGGCCAAAAGTCTGAACGTGTACGGCGAATTGCATCGTTATCTGCCGGTGATCGCGTTCCGCAACGGATTCCGCGTCACAGAAATGGCGGTTCAGCATCACGAACGCAAATACGGCGTTTCCAAATTCGGCGCAGCGCGACTAACCCGCGGCGCGTTTGATCTTTTAACCATCACGTTTCTGACCAAATATAAAAAACGCCCCCTGCATTTGTTCGGACTCTGGGGCGGCATTTCATTTTTTCTCGGATTCATTGTACTGTTTTTGCTGGCGTTTCAGAAAATAGTCTATGACGCACACCTGTCCGACCGGCCGCTGCTGTTTCTCGGCGTTCTGCTGGTGATTGTCGGTATCCAGTTCTTTTCAATCGGACTTTTAGGCGAAATGATCACGGAATCCCGACGCGACAGCGCCCCGTACCTCATTAAGGAGACCGTCGGTCTGGAGGATCAGCCGGAAGCATGA
- a CDS encoding HepT-like ribonuclease domain-containing protein, with protein sequence MKRLYYDFINYLVDILDAINKIQTFIKGQTFEQFFRDDKSQFAVIRAFEIIGEASKKLLDSVKQDNPNIPWKVMAGIEG encoded by the coding sequence ATGAAAAGACTTTACTATGACTTTATAAATTATCTTGTGGATATTCTCGATGCCATAAATAAAATCCAGACGTTTATTAAGGGGCAAACATTTGAACAATTTTTTAGGGATGATAAATCACAATTCGCAGTAATCCGTGCATTCGAGATTATTGGAGAGGCCAGTAAAAAACTCCTGGATTCTGTCAAACAGGACAACCCAAATATTCCCTGGAAAGTAATGGCCGGGATTGAGGGATAA
- a CDS encoding DUF5060 domain-containing protein produces the protein MKYSCRILWFFALFIISGLFFNLQAQIELYDVHEIEFEGQSFTNPYLENRVYAAVYGPGDESYYIELFWKGGTTYALRVAPRAAGTYNWQLYSPTDPSLDGLTGSFQCESSDHRGFLTTNGQRFEYTNGESVFRMGDTNWRMFRSKNAAYDSLFVPYVDARASRGI, from the coding sequence ATGAAATACAGTTGCCGCATCCTCTGGTTCTTCGCCCTCTTTATCATTTCAGGCTTGTTTTTCAACCTGCAGGCCCAGATTGAACTGTATGATGTTCATGAAATCGAATTTGAAGGTCAATCCTTTACTAATCCTTACCTTGAGAATCGCGTGTATGCCGCTGTTTATGGTCCCGGAGATGAATCATATTATATTGAATTGTTCTGGAAAGGCGGGACAACCTATGCGCTTCGGGTCGCTCCGCGCGCCGCAGGGACCTACAATTGGCAGCTTTATTCACCGACAGACCCTTCATTGGACGGTTTGACCGGTTCTTTTCAATGCGAGTCGTCCGATCATCGTGGTTTTTTGACAACCAATGGACAGCGGTTTGAATATACCAACGGTGAATCGGTATTTCGTATGGGAGATACGAATTGGCGTATGTTCCGCTCAAAAAATGCGGCCTATGATAGTCTGTTCGTTCCTTATGTGGATGCACGGGCGAGTCGAGGGATTTAA
- a CDS encoding HepT-like ribonuclease domain-containing protein translates to MRDKLIHDYFGIDIEVVWKSATLDIETLKPLIQEIIDKYQ, encoded by the coding sequence TTGAGGGATAAATTAATTCATGATTATTTTGGGATTGATATTGAGGTCGTCTGGAAATCAGCTACTTTGGATATTGAAACATTAAAACCCTTGATTCAAGAAATCATCGATAAATATCAATAA
- a CDS encoding glycosyltransferase family 4 protein, whose protein sequence is MTVLILTYYWPPAGGPGVQRILKFAKYLPEFGIRPVILTVKNGEYPARDETLIQDVPPEMPVHQTFSLEPYALYRRFSGQTGNDPIPTYVLTESSHSLSKRLAALIRANLFIPDARIGWLPYALQAAKRLSRTYSFDAVISTAPPMSTHLSAAAIAKQLNCRWVADFRDPWTDVFYYHALKRSRLAQGLDRWLERRVLRAADAVVTVSPSIIRLFRSKTDNDYHLIPNGYDRTAFAPVAPLPPDGKFHILHAGHLADNQNPAALWKALATLCRQSTELADTLQIDLYGGIHQRVSDDLTANGLSKQVVYHGYQPHHRIIAAYKQADLLFFAVPDCRHNSGILTSKLFDYLGADTPILGIGPETGDAASILKRTHAGRVFDYRAHDALANWLLKLFKGKNSLKRRHIEDYERKHLTGKLAKIVRG, encoded by the coding sequence ATGACCGTACTGATTCTGACATATTACTGGCCGCCGGCCGGCGGTCCCGGTGTGCAGCGTATCCTGAAATTCGCCAAGTATTTACCGGAATTCGGCATCCGGCCGGTCATTTTAACGGTAAAAAACGGCGAATATCCGGCACGCGATGAGACGCTGATTCAGGACGTGCCGCCGGAGATGCCGGTGCACCAAACGTTTTCCCTGGAACCCTACGCCCTGTACCGCCGGTTTTCCGGACAAACAGGCAATGACCCCATCCCCACTTATGTGCTCACCGAATCGAGTCATTCCCTGAGCAAACGCCTGGCCGCCCTGATCCGCGCCAATCTGTTCATCCCGGACGCCCGTATCGGCTGGCTGCCGTATGCCCTGCAAGCGGCCAAACGGCTGTCGCGCACCTACTCTTTTGACGCCGTGATCAGCACCGCGCCGCCCATGAGCACGCACCTGAGCGCAGCGGCGATCGCAAAGCAACTGAACTGCCGCTGGGTCGCCGATTTCCGCGATCCCTGGACGGACGTGTTTTACTATCATGCGCTCAAACGCTCGCGTTTGGCTCAGGGTCTGGACCGCTGGCTGGAACGCCGCGTTCTCCGGGCCGCGGACGCCGTGGTCACGGTCAGTCCCTCCATCATCCGGCTGTTCCGGAGCAAAACGGACAACGACTATCACCTCATCCCCAACGGCTATGACCGCACCGCATTCGCGCCGGTCGCCCCCCTGCCCCCGGACGGCAAGTTTCACATCCTGCACGCCGGACACCTGGCGGACAACCAGAATCCCGCCGCCCTGTGGAAAGCCCTGGCAACCCTCTGCCGTCAATCGACTGAATTGGCCGATACCCTGCAGATCGATTTATACGGGGGCATTCATCAGCGCGTGTCAGATGACCTGACGGCCAACGGCTTGTCGAAACAGGTTGTCTATCACGGCTATCAGCCGCACCATCGCATCATCGCCGCCTACAAGCAGGCGGACTTGCTGTTCTTTGCGGTCCCGGACTGCCGGCACAACAGCGGCATTCTCACCAGCAAACTGTTCGATTACCTCGGCGCCGACACGCCCATCCTCGGCATCGGTCCGGAAACCGGCGACGCCGCCTCCATCCTCAAGCGCACGCACGCGGGACGCGTGTTTGATTACCGTGCTCACGACGCACTTGCAAACTGGCTGCTAAAATTATTCAAAGGCAAAAATTCGCTGAAACGCAGACACATCGAGGATTATGAGAGGAAACATTTAACGGGGAAATTAGCAAAGATTGTGAGGGGATAG
- a CDS encoding DUF4292 domain-containing protein produces the protein MMIHTPQRLFILLCVILLVQCAVFRPGPMLTMEEQDADKLKRALLNNFQNIRTLNANGRILVQTPHKSFSGYAQVLIRKPDSIYVKLEAMLGLDIGVFFTDHRQFTLYSPMENMVYQSDHPDTLKLESFIGFQLSKSKFVQLLCGQNLPEFDAAQVTWHPDSILLNQKTACGMLTYKIDPYWGAVTEVSRRNSDGVLLQQEKYSQFIRRNGSRIPQIIRITRPRDHQSLTLVYQTVAVNEDIDPGKFQLKSPDSAVRYEL, from the coding sequence ATGATGATCCATACCCCGCAGCGGCTTTTTATTTTGTTGTGCGTAATTCTGCTTGTTCAATGCGCCGTGTTCAGGCCCGGCCCCATGCTCACGATGGAAGAGCAGGATGCCGACAAACTCAAAAGAGCGCTGCTGAATAATTTTCAAAACATCCGCACATTGAATGCAAACGGACGTATCCTGGTACAGACGCCGCACAAATCATTTAGCGGATACGCACAGGTTCTGATCCGAAAACCGGATTCGATTTATGTCAAGCTCGAAGCGATGCTGGGACTGGATATCGGGGTGTTTTTCACGGACCACCGACAGTTTACACTCTATTCTCCGATGGAAAATATGGTTTATCAAAGCGATCACCCCGACACGCTGAAACTCGAGTCTTTTATCGGCTTTCAATTGTCAAAATCAAAATTCGTTCAGCTGCTATGCGGCCAGAATCTGCCGGAATTCGATGCAGCGCAGGTTACATGGCATCCGGATTCCATTCTCCTGAATCAGAAAACCGCATGCGGAATGCTGACGTACAAAATTGATCCGTATTGGGGCGCTGTCACCGAGGTCAGCCGCCGCAACTCTGACGGTGTTCTTTTGCAGCAAGAGAAATATAGCCAGTTCATCCGCAGAAACGGATCGCGAATCCCGCAGATAATCCGGATTACCCGTCCCCGGGATCACCAGTCCCTGACACTGGTGTACCAGACGGTCGCCGTGAATGAAGACATTGATCCCGGCAAATTTCAGCTAAAGTCGCCGGACAGTGCAGTACGCTACGAATTATAG
- a CDS encoding nucleotidyltransferase family protein — protein MKTIADIQKTIKDIYPKLERDYHVKCLGLFGSYVRGEQTTVSDVDLLVTFSVKPSLFQFIELENILSDRLGIKVDLVMESSLKPRIGKQIKKEIVMI, from the coding sequence ATGAAAACTATTGCTGACATTCAAAAAACAATCAAAGACATTTACCCAAAGCTTGAACGAGACTACCATGTAAAATGCCTTGGATTATTTGGCTCCTATGTCCGTGGTGAACAAACAACAGTGAGCGATGTAGATTTGCTGGTCACATTTAGTGTAAAACCATCATTGTTTCAATTTATCGAGTTGGAAAATATCTTGTCTGACCGTCTGGGCATCAAAGTTGATTTGGTTATGGAATCTTCTTTAAAACCTCGCATCGGCAAACAAATTAAAAAAGAAATTGTGATGATATGA